A genomic region of Raphanus sativus cultivar WK10039 chromosome 6, ASM80110v3, whole genome shotgun sequence contains the following coding sequences:
- the LOC130496129 gene encoding uncharacterized protein LOC130496129, translated as MDPWVENQERKEMKKMKKHFDMLQFICDAEHGIPTSCPCGGRIVDEVSTNPTDKDFLPGRRYFTCNEYKNDGFHFRQPWVLGVEEEVRSLRQDVDKMAEEMHKMAEEIAQLKDLLTRK; from the exons ATGGATCCATGGGTTGAGAATCAGGAaaggaaggagatgaagaagatgaagaaacatTTTGACATGCTTCAGTTTATTTGCGATGCTGAACACGGGATTCCAACTTCGTGCCCATGTGGGGGACGAATCGTCGACGAGGTTTCTACTAATCCAACAGATAAGGATTTTCTACCAGGCCGAAGGTACTTCACTTGTAATGAGTACAAG AATGATGGGTTCCACTTCCGTCAACCATGGGTTCTCGGGGTTGAGGAAGAGGTTCGCTCCTTAAGGCAGGATGTGGACAAAATGGCTGAAGAGATGCACAAAATGGCTGAAGAA
- the LOC108812410 gene encoding pentatricopeptide repeat-containing protein At2g29760, chloroplastic: MASFSTSQPLSLPRHPTFSNPKQPTTNNERSRHTISLIDRCSNLRQLKQIHAQMVRTGLLFDDPYSASKLFAISALSPFASLDYACKVFDQIPQPNSFTWNTLIRAHASGPDPARSILVFLDMVSDSQFGPNKYTFPFLIKAASEVSSSSLGRSLHGMAIKSSVGCDVFVANSLIHCYFSCGDLDSACKVFTTIQEKDVVSWNSMITGFVQKGSPDKALELFKKMESEEDVKASHVTMVGVLSACAKTQNLEFGKRVCRYIEENRVSVNLTLANAMLDMYTKCGSIEDAKRLFDAMEERDNVTWTTMLDGYAILEDYEAAREVLNSMPKKDIVAWNALISAYEQNGKPNEALLVFHELQLQKNIKLNQITLVSTLSACAQVGALELGRWIHSYIKKHGIRLNFYVTSALIHMYSKCGDLEKAREVFSSVEKRDVFVWSAMIGGLAMHGCGNEALDMFYKMQEANVKPNGVTFTNVFCACSHSGLVDEAESLFRDMESSYGIVPEDKHYACIVDVLGRSGYLEKAVKFIEAMPIPPSASVWGALLGACKIHANLSLAEMACTRLLELEPRNDGAHVLLSNIYAKSGKWESVSELRKHMRVTGLKKEPGCSSIEIDGTIHEFLSGDNEHPMCEKVYGKLNEVMERLKENGYEPEMSQVLQIIDEEEMKEQSLNLHSEKLAICYGLISTEAPKAIRVIKNLRVCGDCHSVAKLISQLYDREIIVRDRYRFHHFRNGQCSCNDFW, from the coding sequence ATGGCTAGCTTCTCAACATCACAACCTCTCTCACTGCCACGTCACCCAACCTTCTCCAATCCCAAACAACCAACCACCAATAACGAACGCTCCCGCCACACTATCTCCCTGATCGACCGATGTTCAAACCTCCGACAGCTAAAACAAATCCACGCCCAAATGGTCCGTACCGGTCTCCTCTTCGACGACCCTTACTCAGCCAGCAAGCTATTCGCCATCTCCGCCCTCTCCCCCTTCGCGAGTCTCGATTACGCCTGCAAGGTGTTCGATCAAATTCCCCAACCAAACTCCTTCACCTGGAACACACTCATCCGCGCTCACGCCTCGGGACCTGATCCTGCCCGAAGCATCTTGGTCTTCTTGGACATGGTTTCCGACAGCCAGTTCGGTCCCAACAAGTACACTTTCCCTTTCCTCATCAAAGCTGCTTCGGAAGTTTCCTCCTCGTCCCTGGGCCGATCCCTTCACGGGATGGCGATTAAATCATCCGTCGGATGCGATGTCTTCGTGGCGAATTCTCTGATACATTGTTACTTCTCCTGCGGTGATTTGGATTCGGCTTGTAAAGTGTTTACCACGATTCAAGAAAAGGACGTGGTTTCTTGGAACTCGATGATTACAGGGTTTGTGCAGAAGGGTTCTCCGGATAAGGCCTTGGAGCTGTTCAAGAAGATGGAGTCGGAGGAGGATGTTAAGGCGAGTCACGTCACGATGGTTGGTGTCTTGTCCGCTTGTGCGAAGACGCAGAATCTTGAGTTTGGGAAGCGGGTTTGTCGTTATATCGAAGAAAACAGAGTGAGCGTGAACTTGACGTTGGCTAATGCGATGCTTGATATGTACACAAAGTGTGGAAGCATAGAGGACGCGAAGCGGCTGTTTGATGCGATGGAGGAGAGGGATAACGTCACGTGGACGACGATGCTTGATGGGTATGCGATTTTGGAAGACTACGAAGCGGCTAGAGAGGTTCTTAACTCCATGCCTAAGAAGGATATTGTTGCTTGGAACGCTCTTATATCTGCTTATGAGCAGAATGGGAAACCTAACGAGGCGCTTTTAGTGTTCCATGAGCTGCAGCTTCAGAAGAACATAAAGCTGAATCAGATCACGCTGGTGAGTACTCTATCGGCTTGTGCTCAGGTAGGGGCACTGGAGTTAGGTAGATGGATCCATAGCTACATCAAAAAGCACGGCATTAGGTTGAATTTTTACGTTACGAGTGCTTTGATTCATATGTACTCTAAATGCGGGGATCTTGAAAAGGCTCGTGAGGTGTTTAGTTCTGTAGAGAAGAGAGATGTGTTTGTGTGGAGCGCAATGATTGGTGGTTTGGCGATGCACGGATGTGGAAACGAAGCCTTggatatgttttataaaatgcaAGAGGCTAATGTGAAGCCTAATGGTGTGACTTTCACCAATGTCTTCTGTGCTTGTAGCCATAGTGGTTTGGTGGACGAGGCTGAGTCATTGTTCAGAGATATGGAATCGAGTTATGGTATTGTCCCTGAGGACAAGCATTACGCTTGCATAGTTGATGTTCTTGGCCGCTCCGGTTATCTGGAAAAAGctgtgaagttcatagaagcgATGCCGATTCCTCCAAGTGCTTCTGTCTGGGGAGCACTTCTAGGAGCTTGTAAGATCCATGCCAATCTGAGTCTTGCTGAAATGGCTTGTACCCGTTTGCTTGAGCTCGAACCTAGGAACGATGGCGCACACGTGTTGTTATCGAACATATACGCAAAGTCTGGGAAATGGGAAAGCGTTTCTGAGCTGAGGAAGCACATGAGAGTCACCGGACTGAAGAAAGAGCCAGGATGCAGTTCGATTGAGATAGATGGGACGATCCACGAGTTTCTTTCTGGAGACAACGAGCACCCGATGTGTGAGAAAGTGTACGGGAAGTTAAACGAGGTTATGGAGAGGTTGAAAGAGAATGGCTATGAGCCAGAGATGTCACAGGTCTTGCAGATCATCGATGAAGAAGAGATGAAGGAGCAGTCTCTGAATCTGCATAGTGAGAAGTTGGCGATTTGTTATGGGCTGATATCAACGGAGGCTCCTAAGGCGATTCGGGTGATTAAGAACCTAAGGGTGTGTGGAGATTGTCACTCAGTTGCTAAGCTGATATCTCAGCTCTATGACAGAGAGATCATAGTCAGGGACCGGTATCGGTTTCATCATTTCAGAAATGGGCAGTGTTCTTGTAACGATTTCTGGTGA
- the LOC108805587 gene encoding pleckstrin homology domain-containing protein 1, with product MENLWRIATGQDPNREDYEGIEFWSNPERSGWLTKQGDYIKTWRRRWFVLKRGKLLWFKDQAAAETRGSTPRGVISVGDCLTVKGAEDVVNKPFAFEVSSGSYTLFFVADNDKEKEDWINSIGRSIVQHSRSVTDSEVLDYDHKR from the coding sequence ATGGAGAATCTATGGCGAATCGCGACCGGTCAGGATCCGAACCGCGAAGATTACGAAGGGATCGAGTTCTGGTCAAACCCAGAGCGATCCGGCTGGCTCACCAAGCAAGGCGATTACATAAAAACCTGGCGCAGACGCTGGTTCGTGCTCAAGCGAGGGAAGCTCCTCTGGTTCAAGGACCAAGCCGCCGCCGAAACCCGCGGATCCACGCCGCGCGGCGTGATCTCCGTCGGGGACTGTCTGACGGTCAAAGGAGCCGAGGACGTGGTGAACAAGCCTTTCGCCTTCGAGGTTTCCAGCGGGAGCTACACGCTCTTCTTCGTGGCGGATAACGACAAGGAGAAGGAAGATTGGATCAACTCTATCGGAAGGTCGATCGTGCAGCACTCGAGATCGGTTACTGATTCTGAAGTCCTCGATTACGATCACAAGCGTTGA
- the LOC108805998 gene encoding UDP-glycosyltransferase 71D1 translates to MRNAELIFIPTPTVGHLVPFLELARRLIDQDDRIRITVLVMKHQGQSHLDTYVNSIGSSLPFVRFVDVPELEDKPTLGSTQSAEAFVYDFVERNIPLVRNIVTSILSSPELDGVEVKGIVADFFCLPMVDVARDVNLPFYVFLTMSSAFLAMLRYLADRHSKDTSVFVRDSGEMLSIRGFVNPVPVNVLPTALFMEDGYDADVKLAILFNKVSGILVNTSVDIEPYTVNHFLNERSYPPVYAVGPIFNPKAQPHPDQDLGVRDELMKWLDDQPEASVVFLCFGSMGRLKGPLVKEIAHGLELCQYRFIWSLRAEDDDSLPEGFLDRVKGRGMVCGWSPQVEILDHKAVGGFVSHCGWNSIVESLWFGVPIVTWPMYAEQQLNAFLLVKELNLAVELKLDYRARRDELVSASEIDAAIRCVMMNKDDSLVRKRVMDVSQMARRAILNGGSSYLATEKFIQDVIGVKQ, encoded by the coding sequence ATGAGAAACGCAGAGCTCATCTTCATCCCAACCCCAACCGTTGGTCACCTCGTTCCGTTTCTCGAACTCGCTAGGCGTCTCATCGACCAGGACGACAGGATCCGTATCACAGTCCTCGTGATGAAGCACCAAGGTCAGTCTCATCTCGACACCTACGTCAACTCAATCGGCTCGTCTCTGCCCTTTGTTAGATTCGTCGATGTCCCCGAGTTAGAAGATAAACCAACGCTCGGTAGTACTCAGTCTGCGGAAGCCTTCGTATACGACTTCGTCGAGAGAAACATCCCTCTCGTGAGAAACATAGTCACGAGCATCTTATCGTCTCCTGAACTCGATGGAGTAGAGGTCAAGGGAATAGTCgctgatttcttctgtctccccatGGTTGACGTTGCGAGAGATGTGAATCTCCCTTTCTATGTGTTCTTGACTATGAGTTCCGCCTTCCTAGCTATGCTGCGGTATCTAGCAGACCGACATAGCAAAGATACGTCGGTTTTTGTAAGAGATTCTGGAGAGATGCTGTCGATTCGTGGATTTGTAAACCCTGTTCCTGTCAATGTTCTCCCGACAGCTCTGTTTATGGAAGATGGTTATGACGCTGACGTTAAACTTGCCATCTTGTTTAACAAGGTCAGTGGAATCCTAGTGAATACCTCTGTTGATATCGAGCCTTACACTGTGAATCATTTTCTTAATGAACGGAGTTACCCGCCCGTTTATGCTGTTGGCCCTATATTTAACCCCAAGGCTCAGCCTCATCCAGATCAAGACCTTGGGGTTCGTGACGAGCTGATGAAATGGCTCGATGATCAGCCCGAGGCATCTGTTGTGTTCCTTTGCTTTGGGAGTATGGGGAGGTTAAAGGGTCCTCTGGTGAAGGAAATAGCACATGGACTCGAGCTTTGTCAGTACAGATTCATCTGGTCACTCCGGGCAGAGGATGATGATTCTTTGCCCGAGGGGTTCCTTGACCGTGTCAAAGGACGGGGAATGGTATGCGGTTGGTCTCCTCAGGTGGAAATATTGGACCATAAGGCAGTGGGAGGCTTTGTTTCTCACTGCGGATGGAACTCTATAGTAGAGAGTTTATGGTTTGGTGTGCCGATTGTGACGTGGCCGATGTATGCAGAGCAACAGCTCAATGCGTTTCTGTTGGTGAAGGAACTGAACCTAGCGGTGGAGCTGAAGCTTGATTACAGGGCACGTAGGGATGAGCTTGTGAGTGCAAGTGAGATAGATGCAGCTATTCGTTGTGTGATGATGAACAAGGATGATAGTTTGGTGAGGAAGAGAGTGATGGATGTCTCTCAGATGGCGCGGAGAGCTATCTTGAATGGTGGGTCCTCTTATTTGGCTACTGAGAAATTCATACAGGACGTGATAGGAGTCAAGCAATAG
- the LOC108811573 gene encoding putative F-box/kelch-repeat protein At4g39600 has translation MSSSTMDSGEEPRSKKLAIEPTTTTNLPLPEELVLCCLARVSRLHYPILSLVSKTFRSLTSSPELYQTRSLLNRTENCLYVCLRFPNDPELRWFTLCRKPDKTLKKKKKKKTSTSGNVLGQVRILGTPPPVEWSNLVAVGHRLYAVSPGPCSSNALFLDCRTHAWVETPSLRFPHTFPECAGMMYLPGGSENPDSVNCLQVFNVQTQTWNVPPGEKKIFRLRDLQGRAYQNNDVAAAAGSGSGSGTGTGRWLVVARVKEYTTHLESCDTLCLIDKTFYRYESSSGKLVWSNRYVESDLWRKVQGLEGLPKFPRYSNVYLVQSCGGKLVVFWDKHVRSREEKMIWCAEISLETRSSGDGVWGKVEWFDAVLTVPKSYKFVYAIAATL, from the coding sequence ATGTCGTCCTCAACCATGGATTCCGGTGAAGAGCCACGGTCGAAGAAGCTGGCGATAGAGCCTACCACCACGACCAATCTGCCACTTCCAGAGGAGCTAGTATTGTGCTGCTTGGCCCGCGTCTCAAGGTTGCATTACCCGATTCTCTCACTCGTCTCCAAGACCTTTCGTTCTCTCACCTCTTCGCCGGAGCTTTACCAGACCCGATCTCTCCTAAACCGCACCGAGAACTGTCTCTACGTGTGCTTGCGGTTCCCTAATGATCCCGAACTCCGCTGGTTCACTCTCTGTCGGAAACCCGACAAAACcctaaagaagaaaaagaagaagaaaacatcaACAAGTGGTAATGTTCTGGGTCAGGTTCGGATTCTCGGTACTCCTCCTCCAGTGGAATGGTCGAACCTCGTGGCTGTTGGTCATAGGCTGTACGCCGTCAGCCCTGGCCCCTGCTCTTCCAATGCCTTATTCCTCGACTGTCGAACCCACGCTTGGGTCGAAACTCCGAGCCTGAGGTTTCCCCACACCTTTCCAGAGTGCGCTGGGATGATGTATTTACCAGGAGGCTCAGAGAACCCAGATTCTGTCAACTGTCTCCAGGTGTTTAACGTACAGACACAAACTTGGAACGTGCCTCCCGGGGAGAAGAAAATATTCAGACTCAGAGATTTACAAGGGAGGGCTTACCAGAACAATGATGTAGCGGCGGCGGCTGGGTCTGGGTCTGGGTCTGGGACTGGGACTGGTAGGTGGCTTGTGGTTGCAAgggtaaaggagtatacaacGCACTTGGAGAGTTGTGATACTCTTTGTTTGATAGATAAAACATTCTATCGCTATGAATCATCCAGTGGAAAGCTAGTTTGGTCTAACCGTTACGTGGAATCAGATCTTTGGAGGAAAGTTCAAGGTTTGGAAGGACTGCCTAAGTTTCCCCGCTATAGCAATGTTTATTTAGTTCAAAGTTGTGGTGGTAAGTTGGTGGTGTTTTGGGATAAGCATGTGCGTTCGCGTGAGGAGAAGATGATTTGGTGTGCTGAGATCTCGCTGGAAACGCGCAGCAGCGGTGATGGGGTTTGGGGAAAGGTAGAGTGGTTCGATGCTGTGCTTACAGTCCCAAAGTCTTACAAATTCGTCTATGCTATTGCTGCTACCCTTTga
- the LOC108807383 gene encoding UDP-glycosyltransferase 71C2 — MEKQAAELIFIPFPVTGHLLATIELVKIILSHDSRRIHSITILHWGLPFLPQSNNDASLQSLAKSEPRVRIVTLPELQNPPPMEFFLRAPEAYILEFIKKMVPLVRQAVSTVLSSSRVAGIVLDMFCVPLMDVGNEFQLPSYIFLTCSAGFLGLAKHIPERHRRVKSGFDRGSGEEENQVPGYVTSVPTKVLPLGLLTSESYDTWVDMTRRFQEAKGILVNSSICIEPNAFGYFDRVPTSDYPPVYPVGPILCFKDRPILDPLERDRVMAWLDEQPESSVVFLCFGSLKSLAATQVKEIAQALEIVGCRFLWSIRTDPKEYPTPSDILPDGFMNRVSNLGFVCGWAPQVEILAHKAIGGFLSHCGWNSILESLRFGVPIATWPMYAEQQLNAFTMVKELGLAVEMRLDYVLADGVVVKADEIARAVRSLMEGEDVPRRRLKEIGEAAKEAVMEGGSSFVAIERFIDELISAMDRSKSREY; from the coding sequence ATGGAGAAGCAAGCAGCAGAACTCATCTTCATCCCTTTTCCGGTCACCGGACACCTTCTCGCCACCATCGAACTCGTAAAAATTATCCTCAGCCACGACAGTCGTCGGATCCACAGCATCACCATCCTCCACTGGGGTTTACCTTTCCTCCCTCAGTCGAACAACGACGCTTCCCTCCAGTCCCTAGCCAAGTCGGAGCCTCGCGTCCGTATCGTCACCTTGCCCGAGCTCCAAAACCCTCCACCGATGGAGTTCTTCCTAAGAGCTCCCGAAGCATACATTCTCGAATTCATCAAGAAAATGGTTCCTTTGGTCAGACAAGCTGTCTCGACTGTCTTGTCTTCCTCTCGTGTCGCGGGAATCGTCCTCGACATGTTCTGCGTCCCTTTGATGGATGTCGGAAACGAGTTTCAGCTCCCTTCTTACATTTTCCTCACTTGTAGCGCCGGTTTTTTGGGTTTGGCGAAACACATCCCGGAGAGACACCGTCGAGTAAAGTCCGGATTTGACCGGGGCTCCGGCGAAGAGGAGAATCAAGTTCCTGGATACGTCACTTCCGTACCCACCAAGGTTTTGCCACTTGGTCTGCTGACTAGCGAGTCCTACGACACTTGGGTCGACATGACCAGAAGGTTTCAAGAAGctaagggtattttggtaaactCGTCTATATGTATCGAGCCTAACGCCTTTGGTTATTTCGATCGTGTACCCACGAGTGATTACCCACCCGTTTACCCAGTGGGCCCGATTCTCTGCTTCAAGGACCGTCCGATTTTGGACCCGTTGGAACGAGATCGGGTCATGGCGTGGCTCGACGAGCAGCCAGAGTCATCGGTGGTGTTCCTCTGTTTCGGGAGCTTGAAGAGTCTCGCTGCGACTCAGGTTAAGGAGATCGCTCAAGCTCTAGAGATCGTCGGCTGCAGATTTCTCTGGTCGATTCGAACAGACCCGAAGGAGTACCCGACCCCTAGCGACATTTTACCAGATGGGTTTATGAACCGGGTCTCGAATCTGGGCTTTGTGTGTGGTTGGGCTCCTCAAGTTGAGATTCTGGCCCATAAAGCAATCGGAGGATTCTTGTCTCACTGCGGTTGGAACTCAATACTTGAAAGTCTGCGTTTCGGGGTTCCAATCGCCACATGGCCGATGTATGCGGAACAGCAGTTAAATGCGTTCACGATGGTGAAGGAGCTTGGTTTGGCTGTGGAGATGCGTTTGGATTATGTGTTGGCAGATGGAGTAGTAGTGAAAGCTGATGAAATCGCTAGAGCCGTCCGATCTTTAATGGAGGGTGAGGATGTGCCGAGGAGGAGACTGAAGGAGATAGGAGAAGCAGCAAAAGAGGCTGTGATGGAGGGTGGATCTTCGTTTGTTGCGATTGAAAGATTCATCGACGAGTTGATATCTGCTATGGATCGTTCCAAGTCCAGAGAATACTAA